One window of the Macaca thibetana thibetana isolate TM-01 chromosome 1, ASM2454274v1, whole genome shotgun sequence genome contains the following:
- the LOC126952734 gene encoding late cornified envelope protein 2A-like encodes MSCQQNQQQCQPPAKCPSKCTLKCPPKCPSQCTALCPVSSCCSSSSGGCCSSGGGSCCLSHYRCHRSHCHRPQSSNCCECEPSRGSSCCHSSGSCW; translated from the coding sequence ATGTCCTGCCAGCAGAACCAGCAGCAGTGTCAGCCCCCTGCCAAATGCCCTTCCAAGTGTACTCTGAAATGCCCCCCAAAGTGTCCATCCCAGTGCACAGCACTATGCCCAGTTTCTTCCTGCTGCAGTTCCAGCTCTGGGGGCTGCTGCAGCTCGGGAGGTGGTAGCTGCTGCCTGAGCCACTACAGGTGCCACAGGTCCCACTGCCACAGACCCCAGAGCTCCAATTGCTGTGAATGTGAGCCTTCACGGGGCTCCAGCTGCTGCCACAGCTCTGGGAGCTGCTGGTGA